In one Ktedonobacteraceae bacterium genomic region, the following are encoded:
- a CDS encoding NAD(P)/FAD-dependent oxidoreductase has translation MPVDCDVLIVGGGPAGLAAAETAAKQGARTIVLERQNEIGYPVHTSGGSWVSDMKALGIPEHLYHPVTNVTFVSPRREVKLHYDPAVACVLDVRGVYQHLAGRAVAAGATLRVRHTVEQTILENGSVAGVTAKNHVGERITMRAPVTIDASGFSRHIGVRTEMGKAFHRYGYGAEYDLYAPNYPQDELYLIMGSQFAPRGYAWAFPRGNGRVRLGVGVLHPDCEEDARGYLDSIMRDLPQLVDKFRDASPIEYHTGLFPSEGPLERFSRDGLLLAGDAAGHGSTLVGEGIRFAIYSGQMAGAVAAEAIRANDTSAAFLERFDKQWRARFGRDMDIAYMINKRIANYSDDQWDGALDLMRRLTPSQMAQALRGDFSAGLVMGVLARNPGLVATGSKKFLDLMLERINKPAGNISR, from the coding sequence ATGCCAGTTGATTGCGATGTTTTGATTGTTGGCGGTGGTCCGGCAGGACTGGCGGCTGCTGAGACTGCCGCTAAGCAGGGTGCGCGAACGATCGTATTGGAACGCCAGAACGAAATCGGTTATCCCGTCCATACGAGTGGAGGGAGCTGGGTGAGCGATATGAAGGCGCTCGGCATCCCGGAACACCTCTATCATCCAGTAACGAATGTTACTTTTGTCTCCCCGCGTCGTGAAGTGAAGTTGCACTATGATCCCGCGGTTGCCTGCGTTCTGGATGTGCGGGGCGTCTACCAGCACCTCGCGGGCCGTGCTGTTGCTGCCGGAGCTACGTTGCGAGTCCGGCACACCGTCGAGCAGACGATTCTGGAAAATGGCAGTGTCGCGGGGGTGACGGCGAAGAACCACGTGGGTGAACGAATCACCATGCGAGCGCCAGTCACTATTGATGCTAGTGGCTTCTCGCGGCATATAGGCGTGCGAACCGAGATGGGTAAGGCATTTCATCGTTATGGTTATGGTGCCGAATATGATCTCTACGCGCCGAACTATCCGCAAGATGAATTATATTTGATTATGGGCAGTCAGTTCGCACCGCGTGGTTACGCCTGGGCTTTCCCTCGTGGCAACGGGCGCGTCCGATTAGGAGTGGGCGTGCTGCACCCTGATTGTGAAGAGGATGCGCGTGGCTACCTGGATAGCATCATGCGCGATTTACCGCAGCTGGTCGATAAATTTCGCGATGCCAGCCCGATTGAGTATCATACGGGGTTGTTCCCATCGGAGGGGCCGCTCGAACGATTCTCGCGCGATGGCTTGCTGCTGGCCGGTGATGCCGCCGGGCATGGTTCTACACTCGTAGGCGAGGGCATTCGTTTTGCGATTTATTCGGGGCAGATGGCGGGGGCCGTGGCCGCCGAAGCGATAAGGGCAAACGATACCTCGGCTGCTTTTCTGGAACGCTTCGATAAGCAGTGGCGAGCGCGCTTTGGCCGCGATATGGATATTGCCTACATGATTAATAAGCGCATCGCCAATTATAGTGATGATCAATGGGATGGCGCGCTCGACCTGATGCGCCGGCTCACCCCATCGCAGATGGCGCAGGCCTTACGTGGTGATTTTAGCGCCGGCCTGGTAATGGGGGTACTCGCGCGCAACCCTGGTCTTGTCGCCACGGGTAGCAAAAAGTTCCTTGATTTGATGCTTGAGCGCATCAACAAGCCTGCCGGGAATATCTCCCGCTAA
- a CDS encoding mycoredoxin codes for MQNATTNPSTNENTEKKIKVYATTWCGDCRMAKRWFDSHGIAYEYINIEEDAGAAEYVRRVNGGYQSVPTIIFPDGSILVEPSPRQLAAKFQDDDPESKRKDMIFF; via the coding sequence GTGCAGAACGCGACAACAAACCCGTCAACCAACGAAAACACCGAAAAGAAGATCAAGGTGTATGCCACCACGTGGTGTGGAGATTGCCGGATGGCAAAGCGCTGGTTCGACTCTCATGGTATTGCCTATGAATATATCAATATCGAAGAGGACGCCGGAGCCGCCGAATATGTCCGGCGTGTGAACGGCGGCTATCAAAGCGTGCCGACGATTATCTTTCCCGATGGCTCTATCCTGGTGGAACCCTCTCCTCGCCAGCTTGCCGCAAAGTTTCAGGATGATGATCCGGAGAGCAAAAGGAAAGATATGATCTTCTTTTAG
- a CDS encoding DinB family protein, with amino-acid sequence METSLTKAQLLAELRNEQAAWEALLAEIGEAHMTQPEVAGGWSIKDIVAHLTGWRRRSVRRFQALLNHAPDFSPPWPPELREDDEINAWIYESNRNRPLADVLSDSREVFQQLIDTLDAFPEGELQDLRRRLGLEEEQLRGSMLFAHFHQEHEPDMRAWLEKVKKEQ; translated from the coding sequence ATGGAAACTTCTCTCACCAAAGCTCAACTCCTCGCCGAATTGCGCAATGAACAGGCGGCCTGGGAAGCCTTGCTCGCCGAGATTGGGGAAGCTCATATGACGCAGCCAGAGGTCGCCGGTGGCTGGTCGATCAAGGATATCGTGGCTCACTTAACGGGCTGGCGCCGCCGCTCGGTTCGGCGCTTCCAGGCGCTTCTGAATCATGCGCCAGACTTTTCACCGCCCTGGCCGCCGGAACTGCGGGAAGACGATGAAATCAATGCCTGGATTTACGAGTCCAATCGCAACCGCCCCCTGGCAGATGTTCTCAGCGATTCGCGGGAAGTCTTCCAGCAACTGATAGATACCCTTGATGCCTTTCCTGAGGGTGAACTGCAGGACCTGCGGCGCAGGCTGGGGCTGGAAGAAGAGCAGCTCCGTGGCAGCATGCTCTTCGCTCATTTCCACCAGGAACACGAGCCAGATATGCGCGCCTGGCTGGAGAAGGTGAAAAAAGAACAGTAA
- a CDS encoding pyridoxal-dependent decarboxylase — protein MEERAYLDLAQQASNTGDMDPESFRAYGHQIVDWIADYLAHVGEYPVLAETAPGDIRHALPGQPPKEPEAMETILADFERVLMPGITHWNSPGFLAYFGVTGSGPGILGEMLAAALNVNAMLWRTSPAATELEQVTLDWLRQMLGLPNPLFGVINDTASSGVLYALAAAREAIPGLHIRQQGMSGRPDVPRLRYYASQEAHSSVEKAGIVLGIGQAGLRKIGVDSEFRMDVAQLEQAIQEDIAEGWLPFAVVATVGTTSTTSVDPVPQIANICERYGLWLHVDGAYGGSAAIDPSMRWVLAGCERADTIIVNPHKWLFTPIDCSVFFTRKPDVVKAAFSLVPEYLRNSESAGDEVPNLMDYGTSLGRRFRSLKLWMIMRYFGQEGLAARISEHNRLGQLVAGWIDESQDFERMAPTPFSTVCFRAHPRGMDDEEQLDVLNERIMNRINTAGHFFLSHTKLHGKFTIRIAIGNMRTTEQHILQLWGELQEALTQEMAK, from the coding sequence ATGGAAGAACGCGCTTATCTTGACCTGGCCCAGCAGGCTTCGAACACGGGGGATATGGACCCGGAATCATTTCGTGCATATGGACATCAGATAGTCGATTGGATCGCGGATTACCTGGCGCATGTGGGAGAGTATCCCGTCCTGGCGGAGACCGCGCCGGGTGATATTCGTCATGCGCTGCCCGGTCAGCCGCCGAAGGAACCGGAGGCGATGGAGACCATCCTGGCAGATTTTGAAAGGGTGTTGATGCCCGGCATTACACACTGGAATTCGCCCGGTTTCCTGGCTTATTTCGGCGTCACCGGCTCAGGCCCCGGTATTCTTGGCGAAATGCTTGCCGCTGCCTTGAATGTCAATGCTATGCTCTGGCGCACCTCGCCGGCGGCGACGGAATTGGAGCAGGTCACGCTCGATTGGCTGAGACAAATGCTCGGCCTGCCCAATCCCCTCTTTGGTGTGATTAACGATACGGCCTCCTCCGGCGTGCTCTATGCGCTGGCCGCGGCACGTGAAGCTATCCCCGGTCTGCATATACGCCAGCAGGGGATGTCGGGCCGGCCTGATGTGCCGCGCCTGCGTTATTATGCCTCGCAGGAGGCCCATTCATCGGTTGAGAAAGCCGGAATTGTGCTGGGCATTGGACAGGCCGGTTTGCGCAAAATCGGTGTTGATAGCGAGTTTCGTATGGATGTTGCGCAATTAGAACAGGCCATCCAGGAGGATATTGCCGAGGGTTGGCTACCGTTTGCGGTTGTTGCCACGGTCGGCACTACCTCTACCACGAGCGTTGACCCCGTACCGCAGATTGCGAACATTTGCGAACGGTACGGTTTGTGGCTGCACGTCGACGGCGCGTATGGTGGTTCTGCCGCCATTGATCCGTCGATGCGCTGGGTACTGGCCGGCTGCGAGCGCGCCGATACAATTATCGTCAATCCCCACAAGTGGCTCTTCACGCCGATTGATTGCAGCGTTTTCTTCACACGCAAGCCGGACGTGGTGAAAGCAGCGTTCAGCCTGGTTCCCGAGTATTTACGCAACAGCGAGAGCGCTGGCGACGAAGTGCCCAATCTCATGGATTATGGAACGTCGCTTGGTCGGCGCTTCCGCTCGCTGAAACTCTGGATGATTATGCGCTACTTTGGCCAGGAGGGGCTGGCGGCGCGCATTTCCGAGCATAACCGCCTGGGTCAACTTGTCGCCGGGTGGATCGACGAGTCGCAGGATTTTGAGCGTATGGCCCCCACACCTTTCAGCACCGTCTGTTTTCGCGCCCATCCACGGGGCATGGATGATGAAGAGCAGCTAGATGTCCTGAATGAGCGCATCATGAACCGTATTAACACTGCCGGTCACTTCTTTCTGTCGCACACGAAGTTGCATGGTAAATTTACCATCCGTATCGCCATAGGCAATATGCGTACCACGGAGCAGCATATCCTGCAATTATGGGGAGAATTGCAGGAGGCGCTTACACAGGAGATGGCGAAATGA